The following coding sequences are from one Triticum dicoccoides isolate Atlit2015 ecotype Zavitan chromosome 4A, WEW_v2.0, whole genome shotgun sequence window:
- the LOC119288606 gene encoding uncharacterized protein LOC119288606, with product MEKEKQKQGADGALLLALRCSRASLVLSSLRQPPPSTATTRRTSSSVEFDLRNARLLDAELAAARRAAARSARTSAAEILFVVALAPLLILFVALLAAALAEAAAEGVA from the exons ATGGAGAAGGAGAAGCAGAAGCAGGGGGCCGACGGCGCCCTCCTCCTCGCGCTGCGCTGCTCCAGGGCGTCTCTCGTCCTCTCCTCCCTCCGCCAGCCACCCCCCTCGACGGCGACGACCCGCCGGACCTCATCCTCCGTG GAGTTCGACCTCCGGAACGCGCGCCTCCTCGacgccgagctcgcggcggcgcggcGCGCGGCTGCCAGAAGCGCGCGGACATCCGCCGCTGAGATTCTCTTCGTCGTTGCTCTGGCCCCCCTCCTCATCCTCTTCGTCGCGCTTCTAGCGGCGGCGCTGGCGGAGGCTGCCGCGGAAGGGGTGGCTTGA
- the LOC119288604 gene encoding peroxidase 44-like: MDACRLVLALGLLAAAAAPLASADLAPDFYKESCPDAEKIVAAVIEKKMKDDPGTAAGLLRLLFHDCFANGCDASILIDPLSNQSSEKEAGPNISVRGYEIIDEAKKELEAKCPNTVSCADIISLATRDSVKLSGGPDYAVPTGRRDSLVSNREDSDDNLPGPDIPVPQVTADFVKAGFTAEEMVLLLAGGHSIGKVRCIFIEPDASPMEPGYRASISKLCDGPNREPGFVNMDQSNPNTIDNSFFANAIAEKMPLTIDRLLAIDEKTGPILKDMLNKPKEDFASAFGKAMEKLTVLKAITGKDGEVRKACNEFNNPMSSDGPSVIRISSVDPEDLDGLAAGNKQEQVSSIVSQGHEDGQPDAAAGNADAKAEKPHKKASGKHKLRSD; encoded by the exons ATGGACGCCTGTCGCCTGGTCCTCGCCCTCGGCCTCCTcgcggccgccgccgcgccgctggcCTCCGCCGATCTCGCCCCCGACTTCTACAAGGAGTCCTGCCCGGACGCCGAGAAGATCGTCGCCGCCGTCATCGAGAAGAAAATGAAGGACGACCCCGGcaccgccgccggcctcctccgcctcctcttccACGACTGCTTCGCCAAT GGGTGCGACGCGTCCATCCTCATCGACCCGCTGTCCAACCAAAGCTCCGAGAAGGAGGCCGGGCCCAACATCTCGGTGCGCGGCTACGAGATCATCGACgaggccaagaaggagctggaggccaAGTGCCCCAACACGGTGTCCTGCGCCGACATCATCTCCCTCGCCACCCGCGACTCCGTGAAACTCTCCGGCGGCCCGGACTACGCGGTCCCCACGGGCCGCCGCGACTCGCTCGTCTCCAACCGCGAGGATTCCGACGACAACCTGCCCGGCCCGGACATCCCCGTGCCCCAGGTCACAGCCGACTTCGTGAAGGCCGGCTTCACCGCCgaggagatggtgctgctgctCGCCGGCGGCCACAGCATCGGCAAGGTCAGGTGCATCTTCATCGAGCCCGACGCCTCGCCCATGGAGCCGGGCTATCGCGCCAGCATCAGCAAGCTCTGCGACGGGCCCAACCGGGAACCGGGCTTCGTCAACATGGACCAGTCCAACCCCAACACCATTGACAACTCCTTCTTCGCCAACGCCATCGCCGAGAAGATGCCGCTCACCATCGACCGCCTCCTCGCCATCGACGAGAAGACGGGGCCCATACTCAAGGACATGCTCAACAAGCCCAAAGAGGACTTCGCGTCGGCATTCGGCAAGGCCATGGAGAAGCTCACCGTGCTCAAGGCCATCACCGGCAAGGACGGCGAGGTCAGGAAGGCATGCAACGAGTTCAACAACCCCATGTCCAGCGACGGCCCCTCGGTCATACGGATCAGCTCCGTCGACCCTGAGGACCTGGACGGCTTGGCGGCCGGCAACAAGCAGGAGCAGGTGTCAAGCATCGTCTCGCAGGGGCACGAGGACGGACAGCCGGATGCCGCCGCCGGCAACGCGGACGCTAAGGCCGAGAAGCCCCACAAGAAGGCGTCCGGCAAGCACAAGCTCCGCAGCGACTAG
- the LOC119284741 gene encoding transcription factor-like protein DPB: MVSGVPHRPDENGGGGGPSFPQQPAPVGTPPPSSGPAHSASTSGGSAGGSPSSRSEQQGPAAANGAGPGPAASTPASDGTAFLRLNNLDINGDDAPSSQAPISIKKKKRRAAAVGPDKGGRGLRQFSMKVCEKVESKGRTTYNEVADELVAEFTDPNNNIEPPDPDNPNAQQYDEKNIRRRVYDALNVLMAMDIISKDKKEIQWKGLPRTSINDIEELQADLAGVKARIEKKSAYLQELQDQYLGMQNLINRNEQLYGSGNIPSGGVALPFILIQTRPHATVEVEISEDMQLVHFDFNTTPFELHDDSYVLKALNSYGKEENAGTSEPISNGCEGSSTPNIYRHQIQQSAMASNGTNRLPSSPPPPVPGILKGRVKHEHLY; encoded by the exons ATGGTCTCCGGCGTCCCCCACCGCCCGGACGagaacggcgggggcggcggcccgAGCTTCCCGCAGCAGCCGGCGCCCGTGGGCACGCCGCCGCCCTCCAGCGGCCCCGCGCACTCCGCCTCCACCAGCGGCGGCAGCGCCGGCGGCTCCCCGTCAAGCCGCAGCGAGCagcagggccccgccgccgccaacgGCGCGGGCCCGGGCCCCGCCGCGTCCACGCCCGCCAGCGACGGCACGGCCTTCCTCCGCCTCAACAACCTCGACATCAACGGCGACGACGCGCCTTCCTCGCAGGCCCCCATCAG CATCAAGAAGAAGAAGCGAAGAGCGGCAGCAGTTGGTCCTGATAAAGGTGGCCGGGGGTTGCGACAGTTCAGTATGAAAG TTTGCGAGAAAGTTGAAAGTAAAGGGAGAACAACATATAATGAG GTGGCAGATGAACTTGTTGCTGAGTTTACAGACCCCAATAACAATATTGAACCGCCAGATCCTGATAATCCGAATGCA CAACAATATGATGAGAAAAATATTCGAAGGAGGGTTTATGATGCACTGAATGTTCTGATGGCTATGGACATTATATctaaggataagaaggaaatacagTGGAAAGGCTTGCCTCGGACTAGTATAAATGATATTGAAGAGCTGCAG gcggatctcgccggagtgaAAGCAAGGATTGAAAAGAAAAGTGCATATTTGCAGGAGCTACAGGATCAA TATCTAGGTATGCAGAACTTAATAAACCGAAATGAGCAGCTGTATGGTTCAGGAAACATTCCTTCGGGTGGAGTGGCCTTGCCATTCATCCTTATCCAG acacgccctcatgcaaCTGTCGAAGTTGAAATATCAGAAGATATGCAACTGGTGCATTTTGACTTTAATAC CACCCCATTTGAGTTGCACGATGACTCGTATGTGCTAAAAGCACTGAACTCGTATGGAAAAGAAGAGAATGCCGGTACTTCGGAGCCGATATCAAATGGATGCGAGGGCTCGAGCACGCCGAATATTTATCGGCATCAGATACAACAATCTGCAATGGCAAGTAATGGCACAAATAGATTACCAAGCTCACCACCACCCCCTGTTCCAGGCATTCTGAAAGGGCGAGTGAAGCATGAGCACCTGTACTAG